Proteins encoded in a region of the Salmo trutta chromosome 34, fSalTru1.1, whole genome shotgun sequence genome:
- the sall3b gene encoding LOW QUALITY PROTEIN: sal-like protein 3b (The sequence of the model RefSeq protein was modified relative to this genomic sequence to represent the inferred CDS: deleted 2 bases in 1 codon), with amino-acid sequence MSRRKQAKPQHLKLDEEALQTDIATEHALLEGMDEEERRSGIEETHVRKKIAEYFTWAELYEHQRSCTEDLPQVHIVKEDEGIPEPEGSPAGSSPTLSLAILNLAHSDSADMESADRGLELVEPMNYNDNDSTDMLEEMNMGEKEDESMEVEQQHHDKYKSSSPQNPPDITELAIPSSQLSSVTSSMPSTNVTLEILHSTRVAVAQFSQSLQSSGAGGKAATAAIPVILEHLLALQQQQVHQLQLIEQIRSQVAFMNRLPTQTALNPVSRALSLAPNPFPSQGLIAPPVLPLSGTIPSAVNGQASVSSASVLERSHTLSKQTSDGQAHMRDARCTSAPSDNSAPPPTSCNNISSLHPPYMGSYSHTSSSCTQTLTSSSPLSMLDQSNSLLSSPSSLPFLPQSPPSSVIFPNPLASIAATTNALDPLNALMKHHRNGKLPSVSMFDTKPSPEEPFFKHKCRFCAKVFGSDSALQIHLRSHTGERPFKCNLCGNRFSTKGNLKVHFQRHKEKYPHVQMNPYPVPEYLDNVPTSSGIPYGMSFPPEKTGATWLDSKPVSATVPTSMGIQLPFSLTTMGSSRGSLSVTPPIKSPFRPSPALSECVSLSLNTTGNETSVPTALESPQSNQEGESSHVLKAEEIHLPQNWMTRSRVSPFTVATSKAMTITTSTPEPSALTSNFLPLSLASDPFKAKFPFGGLLDSMQTSETSKLQQLVENIDKKITDPNQCVLCHRVLSCQSALKMHYRIHTGERPFKCKVCGRAFTTKGNLNTHIGVHRANPPLRVQHSCPICQKKFTNAVVLQQHIRMHMGGQISNSPLMDGLQDLDTDLSFHEKNFDSLNNYDNDLMYDNSMGEEEDDEEGGVDTLKPLSSVSSSPPNSDAVVFSIAALENQMKMIDSTINLNHSFGLKSMMNGFMDSERRAAIHSSIVGEGQNHNAASSPTVSESSTCMHVPVSPAQSNSEVHLCNSPSGKHSGESQEITASVKSEQFDSPTSSPVLENGVTLDLRGMQPNRQCVKQESPYSTLFLSKERGSSQSIPSLITSIAPRMIKSEMNGHHRPTNFNEGLHHPFGLQVPAAPPSLVSPGITSLLGPPQLRRTPKQHNCHACGKNFSSASALQIHERTHTGEKPFGCSICGRAFTTKGNLKVHMGTHMWNNAPARRGRRLSVENPMALLGGEAAMKFGEMFQKDLTERAMNVDPGFWNRYASAITNGLAMKKNEISVIQNGGILQLYPMTAGMDRVSTGGSPPMTSLGKTAMDLGINRPDFSMLIDDSKEIGINLNKLNGRLIR; translated from the exons TCCTCTCCAACCCTCAGCCTGGCCATTCTTAACCTGGCCCACAGTGACTCAGCAGACATGGAGTCAGCGGACAGGGGCCTTGAACTGGTGGAGCCTATGAATTATAATGATAATGACAGCACAGATATGTTAGAGGAGATGAACATGGGTGAGAAGGAGGATGAATCCATGGAGGTGGAGCAGCAGCACCACGACAAATATAAGTCATCTAGCCCCCAGAATCCCCCAGATATAACTGAGTTGGCCATCCCTTCATCTCAGTTGTCCTCTGTGACTAGCAGCATGCCCAGTACGAACGTAACGCTGGAGATCCTCCACAGTACCCGGGTGGCTGTTGCCCAGTTCTCCCAGAGCCTCCAAAGCAGTGGGGCAGGAGGGAAGGCGGCCACAGCGGCCATCCCAGTGATCCTAGAGCACCTGCTGGCTTTGCAGCAGCAACAGGTCCACCAGTTGCAGCTTATTGAGCAGATCCGTAGCCAGGTGGCCTTCATGAACAGACTGCCCACACAAACAGCACTAAACCCAGTCTCTAGGGCCCTTTCACTGGCACCAAACCCTTTCCCCTCCCAAGGCCTCATCGCTCCCCCTGTCCTACCACTGTCTGGGACCATACCCTCTGCTGTCAATGGACAAGCGTCTGTGTCTTCGGCATCTGTGCTTGAAAGGTCCCACACACTCTCCAAACAAACTTCAGATGGACAGGCCCACATGAGAGATGCTAGATGTACCTCAGCTCCTTCTGACAACTCTGCCCCTCCCCCTACTAGCTGCAACAATATTTCCTCATTACATCCTCCCTATATGGGTTCATACTCACACACAAGCAGTAGCTGTACTCAGACCCTGACCTCGTCCAGCCCACTTTCCATGCTGGATCAGAGCAACAGTCTCCTCAGCTCACCATCCAGCCTGCCATTTCTACCTCAGAGCCCCCCCAGCAGTGTCATCTTCCCCAACCCCCTGGCCAGTATCGCAGCCACGACAAATGCCCTCGACCCCCTCAACGCCCTGATGAAGCACCACCGGAATGGCAAGCTGCCCAGTGTGTCCATGTTTGACACCAAGCCCAGCCCTGAGGAGCCCTTTTTCAAGCATAAGTGCAGGTTCTGCGCCAAAGTGTTTGGCAGCGACAGCGCACTGCAGATCCACCTGCGCTCTCACACCGGGGAGAGGCCCTTCAAGTGCAACCTCTGCGGCAATCGCTTCTCCACTAAAGGGAACCTGAAAGTCCACTTCCAGAGACACAAAGAAAAGTATCCCCATGTTCAGATGAACCCTTATCCAGTGCCAGAATATTTAGACAATGTGCCAACGAGCTCTGGTATTCCCTATGGCATGTCATTCCCTCCTGAAAAAACAGGAGCCACTTGGCTGGATAGCAAGCCTGTTTCAGCGACGGTACCCACCTCTATGGGCATTCAGCTTCCCTTCTCTCTCACTACTATGGGAAGCTCACGTGGATCTCTAAGTGTCACACCACCCATCAAATCTCCTTTTAGGCCCTCCCCAGCCTTAAGTGAATGTGTGTCTTTGTCGCTGAACACTACAGGCAATGAAACCAGTGTTCCCACAGCTTTAGAGTCTCCACAGTCTAATCAGGAGGGGGAATCCTCCCATGTCTTGAAAGCAGAGGAAATTCATCTGCCCCAAAACTGGATGACTAGATCCAGGGTGAGTCCATTTACTGTGGCAACAAGTAAAGCCATGACTATTACCACATCCACACCTGAGCCCAGTGCTCTGACTTCCAACTTTCTACCACTTTCCCTGGCCTCTGACCCGTTCAAAGCAAAGTTTCCATTCGGTGGCCTCCTGGACTCTATGCAAACGTCAGAGACCTCAAAGCTCCAGCAGCTGGTGGAGAACATAGACAAGAAGATAACAGATCCCAACCAGTGTGTCCTCTGTCACCGTGTGCTCAGCTGCCAAAGCGCGCTGAAGATGCACTACCGTATCCACACTGGGGAGAGGCCCTTTAAATGTAAGGTGTGTGGCAGGGCTTTCACCACCAAAGGGAACCTGAATACACACATTGGTGTCCACAGAGCAAACCCTCCTCTCCGGGTTCAACATTCATGCCCCATCTGCCAGAAGAAGTTCACCAACGCTGTAGTTCTACAGCAGCACATCCGCATGCATATGGGGGGTCAGATCTCAAACTCACCCTTAATGGACGGCCTACAGGACCTCGACACTGATCTCTCCTTCCATGAGAAGAACTTTGATAGCCTGAATAACTATGACAATGACCTCATGTATGACAACTCCatgggggaggaagaggatgatgaagAGGGGGGTGTAGATACCCTTAAACCCCTGAGCTCTGTCTCTAGTTCTCCTCCCAACTCTGATGCTGTTGTCTTCAGCATAGCTGCACTGGAGAACCAAATGAAAATGATAGACTCCACCATAAACCTAAACCACTCCTTTGGGCTAAAGTCGATGATGAATGGTTTTATGGACAGTGAGCGCCGTGCTGCTATCCACTCCTCTATAGTGGGAGAAGGACAGAATCACAATGCAGCCAGCAGCCCAACCGTGTCTGAATCGTCCACGTGTATGCATGTACCAGTTTCACCTGCGCAAAGCAATTCTGAGGTCCACCTCTGCAATTCCCCATCTGGGAAGCACAGTGGAGAGTCCCAAGAGATCACAGCCTCAGTGAAGAGTGAGCAATTTGATTCGCCCACCTCATCTCCGGTACTGGAAAATGGAGTGACTTTGGATCTGAGAGGGATGCAACCTAACAGGCAGTGTGTGAAACAGGAGAGTCCTTACAGTACGCTATTCCTGAGTAAAGAACGTG GTTCCAGCCAAAGCATTCCTAGCCTGATTACCAGCATTGCGCCAAGGATGATCAAATCTGAAATGAATGGGCACCATCGACCAACGAACTTCAATGAGGGGCTGCATCATCCATTCGGCCTCCAGGTCCCTGCTGCTCCTCCATCTCTGGTGAGCCCAGGAATTACCTCTCTGCTTGGGCCACCTCAACTTCGACGGACACCGAAGCAACACAACTGCCATGCGTGTGGGAAGAACTTCTCTTCAGCCAGCGCTCTACAGATCCATGAGCGgacccacacaggggagaaacctttcGGTTGCTCCATCTGTGGCAGGGCATTCACAACTAAAGGAAACCTGAAG GTACACATGGGCACTCATATGTGGAACAACGCACCAGCCAGAAGAGGCAGGCGTCTGTCAGTGGAGAACCCCATGGCCTTGCTGGGTGGGGAAGCTGCCATGAAGTTTGGAGAGATGTTTCAGAAGGACCTGACGGAACGGGCCATGAACGTGGACCCAGGGTTCTGGAACCGCTACGCATCAGCTATAACCAACGGCCTAGCCATGAAGAAGAATGAGATCTCAGTGATCCAGAATGGGGGGATTCTACAGCTTTATCCCATGACGGCAGGCATGGACAGAGTCAGCACTGGGGGTAGCCCACCAATGACCAGTCTTGGAAAGACAGCCATGGACCTTGGAATTAACCGACCCGAC TTTTCTATGTTAATTGATGACAGTAAAGAGATTGggatcaatttaaataaattgaaTGGCAGATTAATAAGATAA